The following proteins are encoded in a genomic region of Molothrus aeneus isolate 106 chromosome 12, BPBGC_Maene_1.0, whole genome shotgun sequence:
- the BSN gene encoding protein bassoon isoform X2 encodes MRGRGQPAAAAEGPRRTLQVDARSQGSGRSPSVSPERGSTPTSPYSVPQIAPLPSSTLCPICKTTELTSSPGQPNFNACTQCHSKVCNQCGFNPNPHLTQVKEWLCLNCQMQRALGMDMTTAPRSKSQQQLHSPSPSPSQSPAKHPQPPAADKTPPAPRPLPQEQPKPQPTTPQREPHGQGQPKPQEAARSSPQHQARASPQHQQAKPSPSEQRKTPGDAGAKPAAPAPGAGAPEQPQEGLTGKLFGFGASLLTQASTLMSVQPEAPAPSQPSPGKVPPKIVFSDASKEAGPKAPGAQGRAGATAAAKPGKAEQGVKPKEVPKARVSCPLCKAEINVGSTEPPNYNTCTTCRQQVCNMCGFNPTPHLVEKNEWLCLNCQTQRLLEGSLGDPAPMPLPTPKPPSSGSPRHQPPAAGQQRAPTPAPVPAEPAPPEQQPSPARSLRAAEQSRTPSPAPAEKKPPPPAEKKPPVPAEEKPLPKAAPEPSRAPESVAPKGKSMTPKQEVERKESQALPEAPRAKEQEDGSKPYPPDLSRSPQSLSDTGYSSDGISSSQSEITGLVQQEEEKLSSTGLAGQSPPSPSELTKLESSMRPLLEGRGAPTQSPERSKSRTEPQEDQRQQQRPRYLSITPEAFDSDEELEDILEEDEEWENQRERRESAESSDEFGSKLRHDYVEDSSEGGFSPVPPRTKGQEAEVTDEEFMRRQILEMSAEEDNLEEDEEGYGRTKYNIPKAGQKSEAEKGKEPASAKRRLPHGASSMYTGEESKDVETVEGDDLSTAQGGLRRFKTIELNSTTGYGREMEIGQEPDTSVDREPELEMESLTGSPEERSRGEYSSTLPATTPSYTSGTSPTSISSLEEDSDSSPSRRQRLEEVKQQRKARHRSHGPLLPTIEDSSEEEEMREEEELLREQEKMREVEQQRIRSTARKTKRDKEELRAQRRRERSKTPPSNLSPIEDASPTEELRQAAEMEELHRSSCSEYSPSIDSEAESFDAVTSKLYKSGSEYNLPTFMSLYSPTEKVESAASQPISKPLKSAEEAYEEMMRKAEMMQKQQVQQAQPASSYSSTFQQVGYRSTEGQNGFDYQYGEEYQYDGGLTRPSQPDYSSALPKAGAVYEEILQTSKSISRMHQSSSFDLALKQGEKVKGQEETYQEKRFLNAESAYADLLKQNGGPLTPGTSPTQLSAPVSFASSDSSTGKTIPDVRVTQHFAKEGQDLGKLQSAPAAPSPVSKVTTTPYAYSKGTSTVTTAAGSPGSALQSYSSPSPEAPSIAGRSYTPSKSTVSYGSQTEDTTRTRTVEISVQTAREKIPAVSDSKPTLPKTYTFFKSSSPPLSPTSPTQSPTRTTKATAEFSTQTQSPVLSYDGPSAAAAGPDTSSPMVAQGTQTPHRAGSPRLTRQASSQDSPFMVITLAADAASQTKPVSSGALTSPTSSPTRPSRQLLAHGYTQTPEPEQPTGAYIRAQPVKDHAQKAPAVTSAADGITGLYSWGALPAENISLCRISSIPGTSRVEPGPKVPSSNAVDLRTALKSAPIIITDQGMDLTSLATEARKYCLTLDHIPNRQSTAIQPLIINLNAQEQPHAIIAAASTASLAIASPMILSQSKQPMVYGDPFQSRVDFGQGTGSPVCLAQVKQVEQGVQTATVRASGVASGKPEPPAAPQTKFARYGMPGQMVKKDVLLTQTGGAQNASGLPQAFPPEPGSEVYRAVPVELKSQSPLLALGGKKSQVMMVQMEEAATGPVTKVLKEEGPANVLDLTGVKPESQVACCDMVYKFPFGGSCTGAFNPTSKMPEKKTGEAAVMPGRKAGGPMYGSREPELQETFPYREQPAPAPALYEEQKFYPASAFGRLYSSMSDTNLSEIGMSYYHTKGDQPFPAPAGDAAVDLSTMKHSYSVGFAEGGYLGQGPQYGSFSDLRQPGELLSHPFPMRRYSSASNLYSDYRFSHRGDLASFQESSLAHYSATTAREISRMCAALNSMDQYGGRHANGPDVLPYGPSTGQGATGGLPAQQQGPVPPKPGGMYNPTFPEGRQGFSNLAQYNVPGVRLGAIRQMLPSTATVRAADGMIYSTINTPIASTLPITTQPASVLRPMLRGLYRPYGPGGVAAVPLASLARLPVVTPRVPLAAQGLYRFPAPGRPAPAASMMETPVYLGKPVASTAPAAVGAAPAAKAPAAPAAPASGLQRAEPPPAAPRAEAPAAPAAPKESGPVATAPKPPLDGAQREEREREEERQRKQQEHVLQLERERVELEKLRQLRLQEELERERAELQRHREKEQLLVQRELQELQCIKQQVLQQQQEERHAQLALQREQLAQQRLQLEHIHQLQHQLQQQLEEQKRQKTIFPTPGEPTARPPEGPAEAPRVLPHNGQAWPPVGQTPPEGPAGPRYPMPQRPLSSSASDMSLQVEESWEPGRGIKKRNSMPRLRDAYEKETFAARKMADSSVQTDEEDGEERFMLSRRRRTRRSADCSVQTDEEDSGEWEQPVRRRRSRASRHTEASTEGKTDGATRTASVGIQTISDCSVQTEPDQLLRVSPSIHITTHDPRVEIVKYISAPEKTQRGESLACQTEPEPAPQPGVVVPQLTVPTTIPPYSTSLQIVSTGPLDPHTVRQQTLGKFEKKKPDPLEIGYQSHLPAESLSQLVTRQPPRSPQVLYSPVSPLSPHRLLESSFATSERLNKAHVPPQKHFTTDLAQRQQTLPRPIKTMQRSLSDPKPISPTSEEAGKDRFSLYQHPLLPSSQVGGLQSSSLARKVKRTLPSPPPEEPHVPLASPAASQLYLSSLAPKATAPVTKASLLKELDRDLRLVEHEATKLRKKQAELDEEEKEIDAKLKYLELGITQRKESLLKDRVGGRDHPYLRYPGDRRDYLSDSELHSLRLAAYDSAGLRPAGQYPDYTAAAAAAAAASYGAYPYPAPQGPTAFPPPRLQHPQYPTASTSQDGLPAAPLPTFTSPGGFSAPGTAYPELGTPAQPGFQPPNPYQAPSAFAGAATMPAAQPTLYQSPADIAGGHQKPRQTSLADLEQKIPTNYEVIGAATSSSAVPDVTFSTAPASSGYEQYKAPESRPAERTSTAPGPSASYSSESLYTSLEQNIPRNYVMIEDISELTKESPAVDGQKAEPVGTSTDSRHSREKSDLGDTEGSSRPCCYSKAEEESEEDIYDHHGPDHRGKNSYYRGTESNGRVSGSSTSSSYYYGDSEYRHSSRMDKHSSGTPLPKHSSKNLAPAVISSKRSKHRKQGMEQKISKFSPIEEAKDVESDLASYSTTTSIGSSNVASRAKKLQDEITYGLKKNVYEQQKYYGVSSRDLVDEEERVYSSSSRTRSSGYGVEKSSSREMGGRSKSYERESMERSQKVSSKPSSLSMSQSRGRAPMRSQHSEEESPVSPMGKSMGGSRTAGGPGPQSAGDPCSQFCSSHSLPDVQKHIKDVPRSHSYKHEEGYGMDDAHCVVSDSEAYHLGQEETDWFDKPREARAERVRHYGGHSSSQKRPPVKHTYHDYDEPPDEDPWQHDDYPQHREHRHHREYDRHAGSSRHASDEPPRRSSKQHPRESGRHEPRGHGPSAGPKKAQQPESRAPYGPSSADYAPSSRPAAHHHGTETPKAQKPSQPHGPATPAPKQEPLTHPQQPAARQQQAGQPAARQQPAARQAAQPASSAQPETRGRTQGPPSSRPPQQQPGPAQAAGKAPATLHAQPGGHPAPATKVEPTDTSKPAAKVPQQPGRAPSAQPLGAADSKAGPRAAGPRGPAGMATGQPGGEGESVFSKILPGGAAEQAGKLTEAVSAFGKKFTSFW; translated from the exons AAGAACGAATGGCTGTGCTTGAACTGCCAAACTCAGCGGCTGCTCGAAGGGAGCCTCGGCGACCCTGCCCCAATGCCACTGCCTACCCCAAAGCCGCCATCCAGCGGCTCCCCGCGGCACCagccgcccgccgccggccAGCAGAGAGCGCCCACGCCGGCACCCGTGCCCGCCGAGCCAGCGCCCCCCGAGCAGCAGCCCTCGCCCGCCAGGAGCCTCCGGgcggctgagcagagcaggacccCGAGCCCTGCCCCAGCGGAGAAGAAGCCCCCACCGCCAGCAGAAAAGAAGCCCCCGGTGCCGGCAGAGGAAAAGCCCCTGCCCAAAGCTGCCCCGGAGCCTTctagagctcctgagagcgtcgCTCCAAAGGGGAAGAGCATGACCCCCAAACAAGAGgtggagagaaaggagagcCAGGCACTCCCCGAGGCGCCGCGGGCAAAGGAGCAGGAG GATGGCAGCAAGCCTTACCCCCCAGACCTGTCCCGCAGCCCCCAGAGCCTCAGTGACACCGGCTACTCCTCCGACGGCATCTCCAGCTCACAGAGCGAGATCACCGGCCTGgtgcagcaggaagaggagaagctgagcagcacagggctggctgggcagagcccccccagcccctctgagctCACCaagctggagagcagcatgCGGCCTCTCCTGGAAGGCCGGGGTGCACCCACACAGTCCCCTGAGCGCAGCAAGAGCCGCACAGAGCCGCAGGAGGACCAGCGGCAACAGCAGCGGCCACGGTACCTCTCCATCACCCCTGAAGCCTTTGACTCGGACGAGGAGCTGGAGGACATcctggaggaggatgaggagtgGGAGAACcagcgggagcggcgggagaGTGCAGAGTCCTCAGATGAGTTTGGCAGCAAGCTGCGGCATGACTATGTGGAGGACAGCAGTGAGGGGGGCttctccccagtgcccccccggACCAAGGGCCAGGAGGCAGAGGTGACAGATGAGGAGTTCATGCGGAGACAGATCCTGGAGATGAGTGCTGAGGAGGACAACCTCGAGGAGGACGAGGAAGGCTATGGGCGCACCAAGTACAACATCCCCAAAGCTGGGCAGAAGAGCGAGGCAGAGAAGGGCAAAGAGCCAGCGTCAGCCAAGCGGCGCCTGCCACATGGTGCCAGCAGCATGTACACAGGAGAGGAGAGCAAAGACGTGGAGACAGTGGAGGGTGATGActtgagcacagcccagggcggGCTGCGGCGATTCAAGACCATCGAGCTGAACAGCACAACTGGCTATGGCCGGGAGATGGAGATTGGCCAGGAGCCAGATACCAGTGTGGACCGGGAGCCCGAGCTGGAGATGGAGAGCCTGACAGGCTCCCCTGAGGAGCGCTCACGGGGCGAGTACTCCTCCACCCTACCAGCCACAACGCCCAGCTACACCTCGGGCACCTCACCCACCTCCATCTCCTCTCTGGAGGAGGATAGCGACAGCAGCCCCAGCCGCCGGCAGCGCCTGGAGGAGgtgaagcagcagaggaaggctCGGCATCGCTCACATGGCCCCTTGCTGCCCACCATTGAGGATTcatctgaggaggaggagatgcgggaggaagaggagctccTGCGGGAGCAGGAGAAGATGCGGGAGGTGGAGCAGCAGCGCATCCGGAGCACAGCGCGCAAGACCAAGCGTGACAAGGAGGAGCTGAGGGCCCAGCGGAGGAGGGAGCGCTCCAAAACCCCCCCCAGCAATCTCTCCCCCATTGAGGACGCCTCCCCCACAGAGGAGCTGCGACAGGCGGCAGAGATGGAGGAGCTGCACCGCTCCTCCTGCTCCGAGTACTCGCCTTCCATTGACTCAGAAGCAGAGAGCTTTGATGCTGTGACCTCCAAGCTGTATAAGTCTGGCAGCGAATACAACCTGCCCACTTTCATGTCACTGTACTCCCCGACAGAGAAGGTGGAGAGTGCTGCCAGCCAGCCCATCAGCAAGCCCCTGAAAAGCGCCGAGGAAGCCTATGAGGAGATGATGCGGAAGGCAGAGATGATGCAGAAGCAGCAGGTCCAGCAGGCCCAGCCTGCCTCTTCCTAcagcagcaccttccagcaGGTTGGCTACCGCAGTACTGAGGGCCAGAACGGCTTTGACTACCAATATGGCGAGGAATACCAGTACGACGGCGGCCTCACGCGCCCCTCCCAGCCTGACTATTCCAGTGCCCTGCCAAAGGCAGGAGCGGTGTACGAGGAGATCCTGCAGACCTCGAAGAGCATCTCCAGGATGCACCAGTCCTCTTCCTTTGACCTGGCCCTCAAGCAGGGTGAGAAGGtgaaggggcaggaggagacaTACCAGGAGAAGCGTTTCCTCAATGCAGAGAGCGCCTACGCTGACCTGCTGAAGCAGAATGGTGGCCCACTGACCCCTGGCacaagccccacacagctctctgctcctgTCTCCTTCGCCAGCTCcgacagcagcactggcaagACTATTCCTGATGTCCGGGTCACTCAGCATTTTGCAAAAGAGGGACAAGACCTAGGCAAGCTCCAGAGTGCCCCGGCAGCACCCAGCCCAGTATCCAAGGTTACTACCACTCCTTATGCTTACAGCAAAGGCACCAGCACAGTGAcaacagcagcaggcagccctgggagtgcGCTGCAGAGCTACAGCTCACCAAGTCCAGAGGCCCCATCCATAGCTGGGAGAAGCTACACTCCATCAAAGAGCACTGTCAGCTATGGCTCACAGACCGAGGATACCACCAGAACCAGGACGGTGGAGATTAGCGTGCAGACAGCCAGGGAGAAGATCCCAGCCGTGAGTGACAGCAAGCCCACACTGCCCAAGACATACACCTTCTTCAAGAGCTCCAGCCCTCCACTCTCACCCACCTCACCCACACAGAGTCCCACCCGCACCACAAAGGCCACGGCAGAGTTttccacacagacacagagcccagTGCTCTCCTATGATggtccttctgctgctgctgctggcccggACACCTCTTCCCCCATGGTGGCGCAGGGGACGCAGACGCCGCACCGGGCGGGCTCGCCACGCCTGACTCGGCAGGCGTCCTCACAGGACTCCCCCTTCATGGTGATCACACTGGCGGCTGATGCAGCCAGCCAAACCAAGCCAGTCAGCTCTGGCGCCTTGACATCTCCCACTTCGTCCCCCACCAGGCCAAGccggcagctgctggcacatgGTTACACCCAGACaccagagccagagcagccgACAGGTGCCTACATCAGGGCACAGCCAGTGAAGGACCACGCCCAGAAAGCACCTGCCGTGACTTCAGCCGCTGATGGCATCACAGGACTGTACAGCTGGGGAGCACTCCCTGCAGAAAACATCTCCCTCTGCCGCATCTCCTCCATCCCCGGTACGTCCCGGGTGGAGCCAGGGCCCAAGGTGCCAAGCAGCAATGCTGTGGACTTACGGACTGCATTGAAGTCTGCCCCCATCATCATAACAGACCAAGGCATGGATCTCACATCCTTGGCCACTGAGGCCAGGAAGTACTGCCTGACCCTGGACCACATCCCCAACCGGCAGTCCACAGCCATCCAGCCCTTGATCATCAACCTCaatgcccaggagcagccccacgCCATCATcgcagcagccagcactgccagcctggccatCGCCTCTCCCATGATTCTCTCGCAGTCCAAGCAACCCATGGTCTATGGAGACCCTTTCCAGAGCCGTGTGGATTTCGGGCAGGGGACCGGGAGCCCAGTGTGCTTGGCGCAGGTGAAGCAGGTGGAGCAGGGTGTCCAGACAGCCACTGTCAGAGCCAGCGGGGTGGCCAGTGGCAAGCCCgagcctcctgctgccccccagaCCAAATTTGCAAGGTACGGCATGCCAGGCCAGATGGTGAAGAAGGACGTGCTCCTCACACAGACCGGTGGGGCACAGAATGCCAGTGGCCTCCCACAGGCCTTCCCACCAGAGCCAGGATCAGAGGTGTACCGGGCAGTGCCAGTAGAGCTGAAGAGCCAGAGCCCTCTCCTTGCCCTGGGTGGCAAGAAATCCCAGGTGATGATGGTGCAGATGGAGGAGGCAGCGACTGGCCCAGTGACCAAAGTGCTGAAGGAGGAGGGGCCAGCCAATGTCCTGGACCTCACGGGCGTGAAGCCAGAGAGCCAGGTGGCCTGCTGTGACATGGTCTACAAGTTCCCCTTTGGTGGCAGCTGCACGGGTGCTTTCAACCCCACCTCCAAGATGCCAGAGAAGAAAACCGGGGAGGCGGCAGTGATGCCTGGTCGGAAAGCTGGTGGACCAATGTatggcagcagagagccagagctgcaggagaccTTCCCTTACCGGGAGCAGCCGGCCCCGGCACCTGCGCTCTACGAGGAGCAGAAGTTTTACCCAGCCAGCGCCTTTGGACGACTCTACTCCTCCATGTCAGACACAAACCTCTCTGAAATCGGAATGAGCTACTACCACACAAAGGGGGatcagcccttccctgccccagcaggtgATGCCGCTGTGGACCTCAGCACCATGAAGCACTCCTACAGTGTGGGCTTTGCCGAGGGGGGTTACCTGGGCCAGGGGCCACAGTACGGCTCTTTTTCTGACCTCCGCCAaccaggagagctgctgagcCACCCCTTCCCCATGCGGAGGTACAGCTCGGCCTCCAACCTCTACTCTGACTACCGTTTCTCACACCGGGGGGACCTGGCCAGCTTCCAGGAGTCCAGCCTGGCCCACTACAGTGCCACCACGGCACGTGAGATCAGCCGCATGTGTGCTGCCCTCAACTCCATGGACCAGTACGGGGGCCGGCATGCCAACGGCCCTGATGTGCTGCCTTATGGCCCCAGCACCGGGCAGGGGGCCACAGGggggctgccagctcagcagcagggccctgtACCCCCCAAACCCGGTGGGATGTACAACCCCACCTTCCCTGAGGGACGGCAGGGCTTCAGCAACCTGGCCCAGTACAACGTTCCTGGTGTCCGCCTGGGCGCCATCCGGCAAATGCTTCCTTCCACCGCAACCGTGCGGGCCGCTGACGGCATGATCTACTCCACCATCAACACCCCCATCGCCTCCACCCTGCCCATCACCACCCAGCCGGCCTCGGTGCTGCGGCCCATGCTGCGTGGGCTATACAGACCCTATGGCCCAGGTGGTGTGGCTGCAGTCCCACTGGCCAGCTTGGCCAGGCTGCCAGTTGTCACCCCCCGTGTCCCACTTGCAGCACAGGGCCTCTACCGCTTCCCGGCCCCAGGTCGGCCGGCCCCAGCAGCCTCGATGATGGAGACACCCGTCTACCTGGGGAAGCCCGTCgccagcacagccccggcagcggtgggagctgctcctgctgccaaagCACCCGCTGCTCCCGCCGCACCTGCCAGTGgcttgcagagagcagagccgCCACCAGCTGCCCCCCGTGCAGAGgcgccagcagcaccagcagcccccaAGGAGAGCGGGCCAGTGGCCACAGCGCCCAAGCCACCACTGGATGGAGCTCAGCGGGAGGAGAGGGAGCGGGAAGAGGAGCGTCAGCGCAAGCAGCAGGAGCacgtgctgcagctggagcgGGAGCGCgtggagctggagaagctgcGGCAGCTgcggctgcaggaggagctggagcgggAGCGCGCCGAGCTGCAGCGGCACCgggagaaggagcagctgctggtgcagcgggagctgcaggagctgcagtgcatcaagcagcaggtgctgcagcagcagcaggaggagcggCACGCGCAGCTGGCGCTGCAACGGGAGCAGCTCGCCCAGCAGCGCCTCCAGCTCGAGCACAtccaccagctccagcaccagctgcagcagcagctggaggagcagaagcGGCAGAAGACTATCTTCCCCACTCCCGGGGAGCCCACTGCCCGCCCACCCGAGGGGCCCGCTGAGGCACCGCGGGTGCTGCCGCACAATGGGCAGGCGTGGCCCCCAGTGGGCCAGACACCCCCAGAGGGGCCTGCCGGTCCCCGCTACCCCATGCCACAGCGGCCactcagcagctcagcctcagaCATGTCACTTCAAGTCGAGGAGTCCTGGGAGCCCGGCCGGGGCATCAAGAAGAGGAACTCGATGCCACGGCTGAGGGATGCCTACGAGAAGGAGACCTTTGCGGCACGGAAGATGGCAGACAGCAGCGTGCAGACAGATGAGGAGGACGGCGAGGAGCGGTTCATGCTGTCGCGGCGGCGGCGGACACGGCGCAGCGCTGACTGCAGTGTGCAGACGGATGAGGAGGACAGCGGGGAGTGGGAGCAGCCCGTGCGCCGCCGGCGCTCCAGGGCCTCACGGCACACTGAGGCCAGCACCGAGGGCAAGACAGACGGGGCAACCCGCACAGCCAGCGTGGGTATCCAGACCATCAGTGACTGCTCAGTGCAGACAGAGCCCGACCAGCTCCTCCGCGTCTCCCCCTCCATTCACATCACCACCCATGACCCCCGAGTGGAGATCGTGAAGTacatctcagccccagagaAGACACAGCGGGGTGAGAGCCTGGCCTGCCagacagagccagagccagctcCCCAACCTGGCGTTGTGGTCCCCCAGCTGACAGTGCCCACCACCATCCCACCCTACTCCACCAGCCTCCAAATAGTGAGCACAGGCCCCCTGGACCCCCACACTGTCCGGCAGCAGACCCTGGGCAAGTTTGAGAAGAAGAAGCCAGATCCTCTGGAAATTGGTTACCAATCCCATCTGCCGGCCGAATCCCTCTCCCAGCTGGTGACCCGCCAGCCACCCCGCTCTCCCCAGGTCCTCTACTCACCCGTCTCCCCGTTGTCCCCCCATCGCCTCCTGGAGTCCTCCTTTGCTACCAGCGAGCGGCTGAACAAGGCCCACGTCCCCCCACAGAAGCACTTCACCACCGACTTAGCCCAGCGCCAGCAGACACTGCCGCGCCCCATCAAGACCATGCAGCGCTCCCTGTCCGACCCCAAGCCCATCAGCCCCACCTCTGAGGAGGCCGGCAAGGACAGGTTCTCCCTTTACCAACACCCGCTGCTCCCCAGCTCACAG GTGGGGGGGCTGCAGTCAAGCTCGCTGGCACGCAAGGTGAAGCGGACGCTGCCCAGCCCACCACCTGAGGAGCCCCACGTCCCCTTGGCGagcccagctgcctcccagctctacctgagcagcctggctccCAAGGCCACGGCGCCTGTCACTAAGGCCAGCCTACTGAAGGAGCTGGACCGCGACCTGAGGCTGGTGGAGCATGAGGCCACCAAGCTGCGGAagaagcaggcagagctggacgaggaggagaaggagatcGATGCAAAGCTGAAGTACCTGGAGCTGGGCATCACCCAGCGCAAGGAGTCGCTGCTGAAGGATCGGGTTGGTGGGCGGGACCACCCCTACCTGCGCTACCCCGGGGATCGGCGCGACTACCTGTCAGACAGCGAGCTGCACAGCCTGCGCCTCGCTGCCTACGACAGCGCCGGCCTGCGCCCTGCCGGGCAGTACCCCGACTacaccgccgccgccgctgccgctgccgccgcctccTATGGCGCCTACCCATACCCTGCCCCGCAGGGCCCCACCGCCTTCCCACCACCACGCCTCCAGCACCCCCAGTACCCCACAGCCAGCACCTCACAGGATGGCTTGCCGGCAGCTCCACTGCCTACCTTCACTTCACCTGGTGGCTTCTCGGCCCCCGGCACTGCAtacccagagctgggcaccccagcccagccaggcttcCAGCCCCCAAACCCCTACCAAGCCCCGAGCGCCTTCGCTGGGGCAGCCACCATGCCGGCGGCACAGCCCACCCTCTACCAGAGCCCGGCAGACATAGCTGGCGGGCACCAGAAGCCACGGCAGACTTCCctggctgacctagaacagaagATCCCCACCAACTACGAGGTAATTGGTGCGGCCACCAGCTCCTCTGCCGTGCCTGACGTCACCTTCAGCACTGCGCCGGCGAGCAGTGGCTATGAGCAGTACAAGGCACCTGAGAGCCGGCCGGCTGAGAGAACCAGCACGGCACCGGGCCCCTCAGCCAGCTACTCTTCCGAGTCCCTCTACACCAGTCTGGAGCAAAACATCCCCCGTAACTATGTGATGATCGAGGACATCAGTGAGCTCACCAAGGAGAGTCCAGCAGTGGACGGGCAGAAAGCAGAGCCAGTGGGCACGAGTACCGATAGCCGccacagcagagagaagagTGATCTAGGAGACACTGAGGGCTCCAGCCGTCCCTGCTGCTACAGCAAAGCTGAGGAGGAGTCTGAGGAGGACATCTATGATCACCATGGCCCCGACCATCGTGGGAAGAACAGCTACTACCGGGGCACAGAAAGCAATGGCAGGGTGTCAGGGAGCTCCACCAGCTCAAGCTACTACTATGGGGACAGTGAGTACCGGCACTCCTCACGGATGGAcaagcacagctctggcacaccACTACCGAAGCATTCATCCAAGAACCTGGCACCTGCTGTCATCTCCTCCAAGCGCAGCAAGCACAGGAAGCAGGGCATGGAGCAGAAGATCTCCAAGTTCTCCCCCATTGAAGAAGCCAAAGATGTAGAGTCAGACCTGGCCTCCTACTCAACAACCACCTCAATTGGCAGCAGCAATGTGGCCTCCAGGGCCAAGAAGCTGCAGGATGAGATCACCTATGGCCTGAAGAAGAACGTCTATGAGCAGCAAAAGTACTACGGTGTCTCCAGCCGGGATCTGGTGGATGAGGAGGAGCGGGTCTACTCTTCCAGCAGCAGAACTCGCTCCTCTGGCTATGGGGTGGAAAAGTCCTCCAGCCGGGAGATGGGCGGCCGGAGCAAGTCCTATGAGCGGGAGAGCATGGAGCGCTCCCAGAAAGTCAGCTCCAAGCCCTCATCCCTCAGCATGAGCCAGAGCCGTGGGCGGGCACCCATGCGCTCGCAGCACTCGGAGGAGGAGAGCCCTGTCAGCCCCATGGGGAAGTCAATGGGGGGGTCACGCACTGCAGGAGGGCCGGGCCCCCAGTCAGCAGGGGACCCCTGCTCCCAGTTCTGCTCCAGCCACTCGTTGCCTGATGTGCAAAAGCACATCAAAGACGTGCCAAGGAGTCACTCGTACAAGCACGAGGAGGGCTACGGCATGGATGATGCCCATTGCGTTGTCTCAGACAGCGAAG CCTATCATTTGGGTCAGGAGGAAACAGACTGGTTTGATAAGCCCAGGGAGGCGCGGGCAGAGAGGGTCAGGCACTACGGTGGCCACTCTTCCTCACAGAAGAGACCCCCAGTTAAGCACACCTACCACGATTATGACGAGCCCCCCGATGAAGACCCGTGGCAGCACGACGACTACCCCCAACACCGCGAGCACCGGCACCACAGGGAGTACGATCGCCATGCTGGCTCCTCCCGGCACGCCAGCGACGAGCCCCCACGCCGCTCATCGAAGCAGCACCCACGAGAATCTGGCCGCCATGAGCCCCGTGGCCATGGGCCTTCAGCCGGCCCCAAGAAGGCGCAGCAGCCCGAGTCCCGCGCGCCATACGGCCCCAGCTCCGCTGATTACGCCCCATCATCCCGCCCCGCTGCTCACCACCATGGCACTGAGACCCCCAAGGCACAGAAACCTTCCCAGCCACATGGGCCGGCCACGCCAGCGCCGAAGCAGGAGCCCCTCAcgcacccacagcagccagcggccaggcagcagcaggcagggcagccagcagcGCGGCAGCAGCCGGCAGCACGCCAGGCTGCCCAGCCAGCAAGCTCGGCACAGCCTGAGACCaggggcaggacacagggacccCCCTCGTCCCGGCCAccgcagcagcagccagggccggcccaggcagcagggaaggcacCGGCCACGCTCCATGCACAGCCGGGCGGACACCCAGCACCGGCA ACAAAAGTGGAGCCGACAGACACGTCCAAACCTGCAGCAAAAGTGCCACAGCAGCCGGGGAGAGCACCgtcagcacagcccctgggagcagcag ACAGCAAGGCCGGTCCAAGGGCGGCTGGGCCACGTGGTCCCGCAGGCATGGCCACAGGGCAGCCcggaggggaaggagagagtgTCTTCTCCAAAATCCTGCCAGGGGGGGCAGCGGAACAAGCAGGCAAACTAACTGAAG CGGTGTCAGCTTTCGGCAAGAAGTTCACTTCGTTCTGGTGA